The following are encoded together in the Populus trichocarpa isolate Nisqually-1 chromosome 5, P.trichocarpa_v4.1, whole genome shotgun sequence genome:
- the LOC7486356 gene encoding GEM-like protein 4, with protein MNNTFQDQVIGIPINSGKFTVRRSPVRYLPGPDGQYPPALKKTKKDSILERMNKLGRKADSFANGVREHVRLGSKITETVKGKLSLGAKILQEGGVEKTFKLLFVVSEDEKLLKVSQSYLSTTAGPLAGLLFISNQKLAFCSERSIKFSSPNGKSVRVHYKVVIPLRKIKRVSQSENVKKPSQKYMQIVTVDDFDFWFMGFFNHKKTFKYLQLAISQISDELQVTLVT; from the exons ATGAACAACACATTTCAGGATCAAGTTATTGGAATTCCAATCAACTCAGGAAAATTCACAGTTAGGAGATCCCCAGTGAGATACTTGCCTGGACCTGATGGCCAATATCCTCCtgcattgaaaaaaactaagaaagacTCAATTCTAGAAAGGATGAACAAGCTAGGGAGGAAAGCAGACAGTTTTGCAAATGGTGTCCGGGAGCATG TGAGACTAGGGTCAAAGATTACAGAAACAGTGAAAGGAAAGTTGAGTCTGGGGGCTAAAATTCTTCAAGAGGGTGGGGTAGAAAAAACTTTCAAGCTGTTGTTTGTTGTTAGCGAAGACGAGAAATTGCTGAAGGTTTCCCAATCCTATTTGTCAACAACAGCAGGTCCTCTCGCAGGCCTTCTGTTCATCTCCAACCAAAAACTCGCCTTTTGTAGTGAGAGATCCATCAAATTCTCTTCTCCGAATGGAAAATCAGTTAGAGTCCATTACAAA GTAGTGATTCCTCTCAGGAAGATAAAAAGGGTTAGTCAGAGCGAGAACGTGAAGAAGCCATCACAAAAGTATATGCAAATAGTTACAGTAGATGATTTTGACTTCTGGTTTATGGGTTtcttcaaccataaaaaaactttcaaatatcTTCAGCTGGCAATCTCTCAAATCTCAGATGAGCTGCAAGTCACTCTAGTGACTTAA